In the Engystomops pustulosus chromosome 2, aEngPut4.maternal, whole genome shotgun sequence genome, one interval contains:
- the LOC140116398 gene encoding uncharacterized protein, with protein MDPYMNMADTLHTTGPEEPDIFGYYFQIPEKAEVKRVPISMLSSLAQQRITRLGDSTDFIETPNVIVVSPITIQKLPNSHKARTTVSEPSKVTLTDTSQSSDGRSSERRTEKWSREDHGTYLVPVKCPKNIALTILQLSRKSDAEKTLLESELQTISDSLILSLEVMKMKATALCMYKNIMYLLPESNKTNISNDYGEALERLENFCEPQPEEAQNCRAGKSKQEIVPINSPSTIKELRTSSERRHNSFGCVTRLPQECVRLEVCPGGVDGDIQDLPAKGKSDNRSSSSKPSTENNLQISFWEHSRRRRSKRKLSSLGRNENFLKKIHLSGGDTKQNSTDVKVVVNRSPREHDRSTSSPHPQETSPSDPSADPSRGHSADLEGTFSPPSSSLRSPCAAPIFPEPDQSLEDKMSPHLLGVQPCPLWSDISWETSNGPESSREVSPIFHTFRSEHDMFCDIDETTRDEKTQRLLARVRECDQIVEDMRRREKMSSSP; from the exons ATGGACCCCTACATGAATATGGCAGACACATTGCACACAACAGGTCCTGAGGAGCCTGACATTTTTGGTTATTACTTTCAGATACCAGAAAAGGCAGAAGTGAAAAGAGTCCCAATCTCCATGTTGTCCTCTTTAGCTCAACAGAGAATAACAAGACTTGGAGATTCCACTGACTTCATCGAGACTCCCAATGTCATCGTTGTATCACCAATCACTATTCAAAAGTTACCAAATAGCCACAAAGCAAGGACCACTGTGTCTGAACCTTCTAAGGTGACACTTACGGACACATCTCAATCATCTGATGGAAGATCATCCGAAAGAAGAACAGAAAAATGGTCAAGAGAAGACCATGGGACATACTTGGTTCCTGTGAAGTGCCCCAAGAACATTGCATTGACCATATTACAATTGTCCCGAAAGAGCGATGCAGAGAAGACATTACTTGAGAGTGAACTCCAAACCATAAGTGACTCTCTCATCCTTAGCCTAGAGGTGATGAAGATGAAAGCCACCGCTCTGTGCATGTATAAAAATATCATGTATTTACTGCCCGAGAGCAACAAAACAAACATAAGCAATGACTACGGTGAAGCCCTGGAAAGACTCGAGAACTTCTGTGAACCCCAACCAGAGGAGGCTCAAAACTGCAGAGCTGGAAAAAGTAAACAAGAAATTGTCCCCATAAATTCACCGTCAACGATAAAAGAACTGAGGACAAGTAGTGAACGGAGGCACAATAGCTTTGGATGTGTGACACGTCTGCCCCAGGAATGTGTCAGACTAGAGGTTTGTCCAGGAGGGGTGGATGGAGACATACAAGATCTACCAGCAAAAGGAAAGTCTGATAATAGAAGCTCATCTTCAAAACCTTCTACTGAGAACAACCTACAG ATCTCTTTTTGGGAACactcaagaagaagaagaagcaaaAGAAAACTTTCTTCTTTGGGCAGGAATGAAAATTTCTTGAAAAAAATTCATTTGAGTGGTGGTGACACAAAGCAAAACTCAACGGACGTAAAAGTGGTGGTCAACCGATCTCCTCGGGAACACGACCGATCTACATCTTCACCACATCCTCAAGAAACATCCCCCTCAGACCCTTCAGCAGATCCATCGAGAGGACACAGTGCAGATCTTGAAGGAACcttttctcctccttcttccagTCTTCGGTCTCCATGTGCGGCTCCGATATTTCCAGAACCCGACCAATCTTTAGAAGATAAAATGAGTCCTCATCTTCTCGGAGTCCAGCCTTGTCCATTGTGGTCAGATATCAGTTGGGAGACCAGTAATGGTCCAGAATCTTCTCGTGAAGTCTCTCCGATATTTCACACTTTCAGGTCGGAGCACGATATGTTCTGCGATATAGATGAAACGACCAGAGATGAGAAAACTCAAAGACTTCTCGCCCGTGTGAGGGAGTGTGACCAGATAGTGGAGGACATGCGTCGAAGGGAGAAGATGAGCTCGAGCCCATGA
- the LOC140117163 gene encoding ligand-dependent nuclear receptor-interacting factor 1-like translates to MSHPQRPPHTPVQAAPANQCLTGCFYQVIQGTGLPGSNVLKLLPILKPKANHLLTAPPPVTPSAATLNVPPAVISSPPPPVSIISKPSPVSVPLVQTPALGNYIITTQNHLPSALHAENPFQEATLFLDNSPLSLPANSVPGNPTIFMMNTKTSSNVKPMPMLPSGHSLQIPAHAEVISLPVSSLPVSIQQKILPQARGTDLGKVPSVIYVSPVNTIKSNNNQSALQCPSPTTPTITPVTSPQQKPNPTGSDALKGPMKWVVQESQESAACLVPVKSSNDTASKILQMMSKTKMEEVNLTSADHSKVVQIKDNALVMCNNKIFFLTKKGTELIDAGSKDLEPSEFSSAEKTAAKVEPIKDLSNKVVQVVLSKNKAPPPVAQQTVQSNVVSTAKPKRKSSTPRPARSDPSVIYIPDDDEEEGCSNVSAKPRDTLPSLSNLSSTSGAKTAPQVVMKKEQTLLKSHDRDNKMPIKAPEETGMDDRSWRKTFGLVKREKIILKRIPVIPEPVTSQSDPGSPVRNYVTGPEEEEETHQLKRKSSSKQTVKASKRQKNAEDEDLNPPPANSPLPVSRSDPVSGGRSPSLETTERSSSTWSPSYQEDEVSYSLDAVDFQGTRDVAGHFSDVTLPSPRFHIDSMYPDETTKDEKIQRLKEVLKEREKALEALRRQKKA, encoded by the exons ATGTCTCACCCCCAGAGGCCGCCACATACCCCGGTGCAGGCGGCGCCCGCCAATCAGTG TCTTACCGGCTGCTTCTATCAAGTTATCCAGGGCACTGGGCTGCCAGGATCCAATGTGCTGAAACTTCTGCCGATCCTAAAACCGAAGGCCAATCACCTtcttacagcccctcccccagtaaccCCCAGCGCGGCGACGCTCAATGTACCTCCAGCAGTTATAtcctcaccaccaccaccagtctccATCATATCTAAACCTAGTCCTGTGAGCGTGCCTCTGGTGCAGACCCCCGCCCTAGGGAACTACATCATCACAACACAGAATCATCTCCCCAGCGCCCTCCATGCCGAAAATCCATTTCAGGAAGCCACTTTATTTTTGGATAATAGTCCGTTGTCTCTTCCGGCAAATTCTGTCCCGGGAAATCCAACAATCTTCATGATGAATACAAAAACGAGCAGCAACGTAAAACCGATGCCCATGTTACCCTCGGGACACTCCCTGCAAATACCGGCCCATGCCGAAGTCATCTCCCTTCCAGTTTCTTCCCTGCCGGTCTCCATCCAGCAGAAGATACTGCCCCAGGCTCGCGGCACAGACCTCGGCAAGGTGCCCTCGGTTATCTACGTGTCACCGGTAAATACAATTAAATCCAATAACAACCAGAGCGCCCTGCAGTGTCCCAGTCCCACCACCCCGACCATAACTCCTGTAACATCTCCACAACAAAAACCAAACCCCACCGGGAGCGACGCCCTGAAAGGACCCATGAAATGGGTGGTCCAGGAGAGCCAGGAATCTGCTGCTTGTCTGGTTCCCGTCAAGTCCTCCAATGACACCGCTTCCAAAATCTTACAGATGATGTCAAAAACAAAGATGGAAGAAGTCAACCTGACCAGCGCCGATCACTCCAAGGTTGTGCAAATCAAGGACAACGCCCTGGTCATGTGTAACAACAAAATTTTCTTTTTGACCAAAAAAGGGACCGAGCTCATCGACGCGGGGAGTAAAGATCTAGAACCGTCGGAATTTTCCTCGGCAGAAAAAACGGCCGCAAAGGTCGAACCGATCAAAGACCTGTCCAATAAAGTGGTACAAGTGGTACTTTCCAAAAACAAGGCACCGCCGCCAGTCGCTCAACAGACGGTTCAGTCCAACGTGGTCAGCACTGCAAAACCCAAAAGAAAAAGCTCCACCCCTCGCCCTGCTAGGAGTGACCCCAGTGTCATCTACATccctgatgatgatgaggaggagggatGCAGTAATGTCTCTGCTAAGCCTCGGGACACACTGCCTAGTCTGTCCAATCTTTCCAGCACCTCCGGGGCGAAAACCGCCCCCCAAGTAGTGATGAAAAAAGAGCAG ACGCTTCTCAAGTCCCACGACAGAGATAATAAGATGCCAATAAAGGCTCCGGAGGAGACGGGAATGGATGACAGAAGCTGGAGGAAGACGTTTGGTTTGGTGAAGAGAGAAAAGATCATCCTGAAGAGGATCCCTGTGATCCCGGAGCCGGTCACATCGCAGTCTGACCCCGGGTCTCCTGTCCGGAACTATGTGACG GGtcctgaagaggaagaagagactCATCAACTAAAGCGAAAGTCATCCAGCAAACAGACTGTGAAAGCCTCAAAGAGGCAGAAGAACGCAGAGGACGAGGATCTGAAccctccccctgcaaattcccctTTGCCTGTATCTAGGAGCGATCCTGTGTCCGGGGGAAGGAGTCCTTCTCTAGAGACCACAGAGAGGTCCAGCTCCACCTGGTCTCCCTCCTACCAGGAGGATGAGGTCTCGTATTCACTAGACGCTGTGGATTTCCAGGGCACTCGGGATGTGGCAGGACACTTCAGTGACGTTACACTGCCAAGTCCCAGGTTTCACATTGACTCCATGTATCCTGATGAAACCACCAAAGACGAGAAGATCCAGAGACTGAAGGAGGTGTTAAAGGAGCGGGAGAAGGCGCTGGAAGCTCTGCGGCGCCAGAAAAAGGCTTAG